CCCGTTGGCCCCAAAGGTGCCCCAGGGCCTCCCGGAGTCCATGGCCCCAAGGGTGAATCAGGAGACTACAAGGCCACGCAGAAAATCGCCTTCTCGGCCACACGCACCATCAACAGCCCCCTGAGGCGGGACCAGGTCATCCGCTTCGACCACATGATCACCAACACCAACAACAACTACGAGTATCGAAACGGCAAGTTCACGTGCAGGGTGCCCGGCCTCTACTACTTCACCTACCACGCCAGCTCTCGAGGGAACCTGTGCGTAAACCTCATGCGGGGCCGGGAGCAGACACAGAAGGTGCTCACCTTCTGCGACTATGTCTACAACACCTTCCAGGTGACCACGGGCAGCGTCGTGCTCAAGCTGGAGCTGGGGGAGACCGTCTTCCTGCAGGCCACCGACAAGAATGCCCTGGTAGGCATCGATGGGGCCAACAGCATTTTCACCGGGTTCCTGCTCTTCCCAGATGCAGAGGTGTGACCTGTGGGTCCAattcaccccctcccctgccagccaCGCTCTCTTTACCCCCAACACCAGCCCCCACCTGGCCAAAACACACACTAGGGCTCCATGGatgttgctgaatgaatgagtaaataaacttTTCAAGGCCAAGGGACAGTGGTCTAATTCAAATCTGTGTCCCAGCGACTGGCACGTGGTAGGTGCTCAGAAATGTTGCTTGAATGCTGCTTGAATGACtgaacaatgaatgaatgaatgagctctgAAAGCAGAAGCTCTATCTAATTGGTGGTGACTGGAGGGCCAGACTTTGTGTCCAGTTCTGTGCCAGACACACaatgggagatggggagggaacaCCATCTGTTGAGCACCTATAAGCTCCAAACACTGGGCTAGACCCTTTCCCCCTTCTCTCATTAATCCTTGCACTCATCCTTGGAGATAGGTTAAATCGTGCccaattcacagaagagaaaactgaggatcagagggATGAAGGGGTTGCCCTTGATCCCACAGAAGAGCTGGGAGGGCAGGTCTGCCCACTGATAACTGAGACCTCTTTCAAGGCAAGGCATCTAGGCCCCTAAAGGGGTATTCTCTGTGTAACGTCACAAACCTCCACCCAAGGGATCAAGGAGCCCTTCTTCAGTCTTAAGTGACCTTGGAATCAAGACCGTTCCCCTTCTGATTCTCACCGCATGCTCTCCCTCCCAATGTCTTCCCAGCCTGGCTCAAGCTCAGCCATCCAGTCAGAACACACATCACTCCCCTGCTCAGtaaccttcagtggctccccaccgCCAAatggacacagtccctgcccacgagcctggcattcaaggctctCTATGGATTGACCTTCCAGTCTCAATCCTTCCTCTCCTGGACAAAGAATATCTCCACTCCAGACCAGCTGGGCCCTTTCTGTCTTCTAGGCGAGACACATGCTTTCCTGCCTCGATGCCCTTACTCTCACTGTTCCCCTTCACCTCTACCTATCTAACCATCCTTTAAAACCTCATTCAAGCCACACCCTCTCCCTAAAAGCAGACCATGCCAGCCCTCATAGCTCTTACCCCTCCAACCTCCTCTAACCCCATTTCTCAATTGTTCAAGTCTGAGCACACTGCCTGCATCTAGCGTTTCACTCATGCTCACCCCGTCTCCCCAGCTAAGCTGTGAGCCCCTTACCCTGCTCATCTCTGAACCCTTCCCAGCCCTGCACCTGCTCTCTGCAGCCCCTCCTACTAGTCCCACCCACCAAGACTCTCAACCAATCCTGACCAGAGGTAGAAGGGATTTAAAGCACTTCAGCCTATCACATAGGGCTATGGCACCAGTCCAGCCTCCTGCTTGGCTAGCCTGTTTCTCAGGATTCCGTTCATTGGGTGCAGCTTCTGCCCTATCTCCTGGGCTTCAGGCCTGCCCCCAACCTCAGACTCTTCAGAGGGGACCTGGATTGCGCCTTTTCACCAGGGACTGGGTCTTCTTTCTGCTACTCAACCCTTTCAGTACAAACTGTCTGCCTGGTCTTTGTGTCTAGTaagaattattataataataacaaccacACCACGACTGAGTTACTGTGTACTTAGTGTTATGTGTGCATTAGCTCATTCAATCCCCACCACAAACCCTGGGAGGCACatactattatcctcatttaaaaaataagaatctgaggctcagagagggcaagggatttgcccagggtcacacagatgCAAGTATACAGCCAGGATTGGAGCCTGCTTCTGTTTGTCTCAAAGCTCTTGCTAAATCTATAGACATACCACTCCTTGCCACCCTCTCCTGTTGGAATTCCCTCTGCAGTCCCCCAGCCTCTCACCTGAACCCATCCGACCTCAGGAGTCCACGTTCCCGAGCCTCTACCGTTGGCTCTGTCTGTACAGGGCTACACTTCACCCCAAGGGCAGATCTGCTTGCTGGTGGTGAGCACGTGCAGGGCACCCCAAGTCGCTTGCAAGGACCCAGGCAAAGCCAGCCATGGCCAAGACATCAGAGCTTGTCTCTAGTGCTGCCTCAAGCCGGCTGGCTTTCCTGCAGGACCTGCCCTCCTCTGACTCCTGACCCGTAGACCCTGACCCTGCCGCCTTTCCTCTGTCAGATGCCTACCCTGACAACACTCTGAACAGTGCCCCTTTGGTGCCTCCCCTCCCAGCTTCCAAATCTGCCAGAAATCCAGGGCTCTCACTGCGTGTTCAGCCATGCCCACTGCAATCAAACATACCTTGCTTTACACAAACATTAACATATCTAAACACTTTACCTTTGTTATTTCTCTTTCCCACCCTGTGAGGAGGGTTGTCAGCTCTGTGGAGAGACGGTTGAGGTTTCATCACAGGAACCAGGACCAAGAATGATGGGGGGAGCCTAGAGGTGACCATAGGTGGGTCTCGGGATTTTGCCTATTCCATCACTGTCCGGACCTGCCTTTTCCGCTTTGCCCCTTCTCAGCGGGGATGGGGTTGAAACTCAGATCTCCTGGCTGGGCTAGCAGTTGGgtaggggaaggaagggaagtggTCTTCTCAGGCCTGTGACCCTTGACCTTTATGCACCCACCTTGACTCTGACTCATAACCCTCAACATGCCAGAGTCCTTTTAGTTTCCAGACTTCTAAGAAACCTCCTAGAAATAATTTACCAGAAAAGGAAGGACTTATCAGGAGAGGCCACAGGACCTACAGGACCCAGGAGCAGGTGGGACAGCCCAgtctcaggggacacgggtgccaGACTGGGGCTGCTGTGTTTCCCACTGGGACCTCTCGGCTCTAAGCCTCTCTCTGCAGATTGGCCCTCTTAACTGTTAAGGGCAAGTGGAGAAAAATGGATGCCCCAACAACAGCCTTGACCACCAAGTCATCCCCTACCCCTCAAGGAAGTAACATAGAGACTAATGTCTCCAATTCCCAGTTCCCAGGAGAGCGGATCTGATTGGCCCCACTTGGAGCAAGAATACTCCTGGCCCCATCAGCTGAGGCCAAGAAGGAGCAGGCCTATAATAATAGCAGCTCATGATTATTGACCTAAACGCCCAGTGAGTATTCTCTCCTGTACTGGCCACAACAAGCCTAAGGAGCAAATCTTCTAATCCTGTGGTTGTCAAACTTCAGCAG
Above is a window of Balaenoptera acutorostrata chromosome 1, mBalAcu1.1, whole genome shotgun sequence DNA encoding:
- the C1QB gene encoding complement C1q subcomponent subunit B — protein: MKTPRGGAPVLLPLMLLSLLHASRAQSGCTGPPAIPGIPGIPGKPGSDGKPGTPGIKGEKGLPGLAGDHGELGEKGDPGFPGIPGKVGPKGPVGPKGAPGPPGVHGPKGESGDYKATQKIAFSATRTINSPLRRDQVIRFDHMITNTNNNYEYRNGKFTCRVPGLYYFTYHASSRGNLCVNLMRGREQTQKVLTFCDYVYNTFQVTTGSVVLKLELGETVFLQATDKNALVGIDGANSIFTGFLLFPDAEV